From Microbacterium invictum, the proteins below share one genomic window:
- a CDS encoding histidine--tRNA ligase: protein MRDFLPADKARRERVLGVIRERYRAHGFDEIETPVVEDYARLHAGIGGDNEKLAFNVLKRGMDAEAIRAAAGDPAQLSDLGLRYDLTVPLARFYATHRGQLPTVFRSIQIAPVWRAERPQKGRYRQFVQCDIDIIGDATARAEAELLVASLDTLDALGLEGGSIRINDRRALDAMLDVFGFAADERPGVLITIDKLDKIGSDGVIAELTERGTTPEAVAAFGAFLLRPETLEYRPFGEGQIRKALPEGVPDGVIAHLVGIGDSVAAARGADSLGGVPLVFDPFLVRGMGYYTGTIFELAHPSVDYSLGGGGRYDGMIGRFLGQDVPAVGFSFGFERLVDLVPEGEVDAGSSIVLVHDRDVPVAELVALKAALVAEGSRVRLEQRTKNLKALLERAGADGYSTFATVSRGTPRAELDLRPLG from the coding sequence ATGCGCGACTTCCTCCCCGCTGACAAGGCCCGTCGCGAGCGCGTGCTCGGCGTGATCCGCGAGCGCTACCGTGCCCACGGGTTCGACGAGATCGAGACGCCCGTCGTCGAGGACTACGCCCGGCTGCACGCCGGCATCGGCGGCGACAACGAGAAGCTCGCGTTCAACGTCCTCAAGCGCGGGATGGATGCCGAGGCGATCCGTGCCGCCGCCGGCGACCCCGCCCAGCTCAGCGACCTGGGCCTGCGCTATGACCTCACCGTGCCGCTCGCGCGGTTCTACGCAACCCATCGCGGCCAGCTGCCGACGGTTTTCCGGTCGATCCAGATCGCGCCGGTGTGGCGCGCCGAACGCCCGCAGAAGGGGCGCTACCGGCAGTTCGTGCAGTGCGACATCGACATCATCGGCGATGCCACCGCGCGAGCCGAAGCGGAGCTGCTCGTCGCGAGCCTCGACACGCTCGACGCGCTGGGCCTCGAGGGCGGCTCGATCCGCATCAACGACCGCCGCGCGCTCGACGCGATGCTTGATGTCTTCGGGTTCGCCGCCGACGAGCGCCCGGGCGTGCTCATCACGATCGACAAGCTCGACAAGATCGGATCCGACGGCGTCATCGCCGAACTCACCGAGCGCGGCACGACTCCCGAGGCGGTCGCGGCATTCGGGGCCTTCCTGCTGCGGCCGGAGACCCTCGAGTACCGCCCGTTCGGCGAGGGGCAGATCCGCAAGGCGCTGCCGGAAGGCGTGCCCGACGGCGTCATCGCCCACCTGGTCGGCATCGGCGACTCCGTGGCCGCGGCCCGCGGCGCCGATTCGCTCGGCGGCGTGCCACTCGTCTTCGACCCGTTCCTCGTGCGCGGCATGGGCTACTACACCGGCACGATCTTCGAGCTCGCCCACCCGTCGGTCGACTACTCGCTCGGCGGCGGCGGACGCTACGACGGCATGATCGGCCGCTTCCTCGGGCAGGACGTGCCTGCCGTGGGGTTCTCGTTCGGCTTCGAGCGACTCGTCGACCTCGTCCCTGAGGGCGAAGTGGATGCCGGTTCCTCCATCGTGCTGGTCCACGATCGCGACGTGCCCGTCGCCGAACTCGTCGCGCTGAAGGCGGCACTGGTCGCCGAGGGTTCCCGCGTGCGCCTCGAACAGCGCACGAAGAACCTCAAGGCGCTCCTGGAGCGCGCCGGTGCGGACGGATACTCGACGTTCGCCACGGTGTCGCGCGGCACGCCACGCGCGGAGCTGGACCTGCGCCCGTTGGGCTGA